A stretch of Methanobrevibacter sp. YE315 DNA encodes these proteins:
- a CDS encoding argininosuccinate synthase, whose amino-acid sequence MTEKVVLAFSGGLDTSVCVKLLEEKYDVEVITACVDVGQGEEEMEKAKTMAAKIGGLKHYNIDAKEEFANEYISRGIKANAEYEGYPLSTALARPLIAQKIIEVAEKEGATAIAHGCTGKGNDQFRFEAVILAMSDLDIIAPIREMNLTRTEEKAYAESKGIELSYDKIYSIDENLWGRAIEGDVLEDPANEPPEDIYEWTKSWQDANDEPEKVSIEFEEGVPVAINGEMMPLTELIKKANEIAGNNAIGRVDTIENRMIGLKSREIYETPGAKLLIAAHQALEELVLTTDELRFAEYMSTLYADLVYRALWQEPLREDLDQAIDKMQERVSGEVVMKLFKGSIQPIIRKSPFSLHSIEQITFEDKETEQSEVEGMIKYHGLQAANYQKLNR is encoded by the coding sequence ATGACTGAAAAAGTAGTTTTAGCATTTAGTGGAGGGCTTGATACCTCTGTTTGTGTTAAATTATTAGAAGAAAAATATGATGTAGAAGTTATTACTGCATGTGTGGATGTTGGACAAGGCGAAGAAGAAATGGAAAAAGCAAAAACAATGGCTGCTAAAATTGGTGGATTAAAACATTACAACATTGATGCCAAAGAAGAGTTTGCCAACGAATACATCTCACGTGGAATTAAAGCAAATGCCGAATATGAAGGATATCCATTAAGTACTGCACTTGCAAGACCATTAATCGCACAAAAAATCATTGAAGTAGCTGAAAAAGAAGGAGCAACAGCTATTGCACACGGTTGTACTGGAAAAGGAAATGATCAATTTAGATTTGAAGCGGTTATCCTTGCAATGTCCGACTTAGACATTATCGCACCAATCAGAGAAATGAATCTAACAAGAACCGAAGAAAAAGCATATGCCGAATCTAAAGGTATTGAATTAAGCTACGATAAAATTTACAGTATTGATGAAAACCTCTGGGGAAGAGCAATTGAAGGAGACGTATTAGAAGACCCTGCAAACGAACCTCCAGAAGACATTTATGAATGGACCAAATCATGGCAAGATGCAAATGATGAACCGGAAAAAGTATCTATTGAATTTGAAGAAGGTGTTCCAGTAGCTATAAATGGCGAAATGATGCCATTAACCGAATTAATTAAAAAAGCAAATGAAATTGCTGGAAACAACGCTATCGGTAGAGTAGATACCATCGAAAACAGAATGATTGGTCTTAAAAGTAGGGAAATCTATGAAACCCCTGGTGCAAAATTATTAATCGCTGCCCACCAAGCTTTAGAGGAATTGGTCTTAACCACCGACGAGTTAAGATTTGCCGAATACATGTCAACACTTTATGCTGACTTAGTATACAGAGCACTCTGGCAAGAACCTTTAAGAGAAGACCTTGACCAAGCAATTGATAAAATGCAAGAAAGAGTAAGTGGAGAAGTTGTAATGAAACTTTTCAAAGGTTCAATACAACCAATCATCAGAAAATCTCCATTCAGCTTACACAGCATTGAACAAATTACCTTTGAAGACAAAGAAACCGAACAAAGCGAAGTTGAAGGTATGATTAAATACCACGGTCTTCAAGCAGCAAATTACCAAAAACTAAACAGATAG
- a CDS encoding NAD-dependent protein deacylase, producing the protein MTKIKQLQEIIDSSDNIVFFGGAGVSTESGIPDFRSESGIFKSLEKYGDTPENLVSHSYYLDHTEEFFNYYKENLVFKDAQPNPAHLKLAELEKSGKLKAVITQNIDGLHQKAGSKNVLELHGSIHRNYCQICSKEYDLNYILESDGIPRCECGGIVKPDVVLYEEPLNNAVLNFSVDYISHADTLIIGGTSLVVYPAAGLINYFNGKNLVLINKSETPYDNLASLVINDAIGEVLSQIKI; encoded by the coding sequence ATGACAAAAATTAAACAACTACAAGAAATAATTGACTCTTCAGACAATATCGTATTTTTTGGAGGGGCTGGAGTATCAACAGAAAGCGGCATTCCAGATTTCAGATCTGAAAGTGGAATTTTTAAAAGTTTAGAAAAATATGGGGATACACCTGAAAATCTGGTTTCACATAGTTATTATTTAGATCACACAGAAGAATTTTTCAATTATTACAAAGAAAACCTTGTTTTTAAAGATGCGCAACCCAATCCCGCTCATTTAAAGCTCGCCGAGCTTGAAAAATCTGGGAAACTAAAAGCAGTCATTACTCAAAATATCGACGGATTACATCAAAAAGCAGGAAGCAAAAACGTATTGGAACTTCACGGCAGCATTCATAGAAATTATTGTCAGATTTGCTCAAAAGAATATGATTTAAATTATATTTTAGAAAGTGATGGAATTCCGAGATGTGAATGTGGAGGCATTGTTAAACCGGATGTTGTTTTATACGAAGAACCCCTGAACAATGCGGTTTTAAATTTTTCAGTGGATTACATCTCACATGCAGATACCTTAATAATTGGAGGAACATCTCTTGTGGTTTATCCTGCAGCAGGACTTATAAACTACTTTAACGGCAAAAATCTTGTATTAATCAATAAAAGTGAAACACCATATGACAATCTTGCATCACTTGTCATTAACGATGCCATTGGAGAGGTTCTGTCCCAAATCAAAATCTAA
- the sfsA gene encoding DNA/RNA nuclease SfsA, with product MGYVKGIFKNRPNRFIAEVEVDGKLEIAHVPNTGRCKELLVDGAIVWLKPSDNPNRKTKYSLHFVENKGFLVSLYSQQANSIVFDAIANNKIIELSGYSYHQREKTVDNSRIDIYLANEEDDCCGMSFLTEPCFVEVKGVTLIVDGEARFPDAPTERGAKHLKELIKLKKEGNRCVVFFLIQHPAGNSFRPNWDNDPIFSQTLNEAYAEGVEILVYKCDNQLDGITLIPESLDFDLGQNLSNGIVNDK from the coding sequence ATGGGTTATGTTAAGGGAATTTTTAAAAACCGTCCTAACAGATTCATTGCCGAAGTTGAAGTCGATGGAAAATTGGAAATAGCTCACGTGCCAAATACTGGAAGGTGTAAAGAACTTTTAGTTGATGGTGCAATCGTATGGCTTAAACCTTCAGACAATCCAAATAGGAAAACCAAATATTCACTTCATTTCGTAGAAAACAAAGGTTTCTTAGTATCTCTCTATTCACAGCAAGCGAACAGTATTGTATTTGATGCAATTGCAAACAATAAAATAATAGAACTTTCTGGTTATTCTTATCATCAGAGGGAAAAAACAGTCGATAATTCAAGAATAGACATATATTTGGCTAATGAGGAAGATGACTGTTGTGGAATGAGTTTTTTAACTGAGCCCTGTTTTGTTGAAGTGAAGGGCGTCACCTTGATTGTAGACGGTGAAGCCAGATTTCCCGATGCCCCAACCGAACGCGGTGCAAAGCATCTAAAGGAATTAATAAAACTTAAAAAAGAGGGTAATCGTTGTGTTGTATTCTTTTTGATTCAACATCCTGCCGGTAATTCCTTTAGGCCAAATTGGGATAATGATCCAATATTTTCACAAACTTTAAATGAAGCTTATGCTGAAGGTGTTGAAATCCTTGTTTATAAATGTGATAATCAGTTGGATGGGATTACATTAATTCCGGAATCATTAGATTTTGATTTGGGACAGAACCTCTCCAATGGCATCGTTAATGACAAGTGA
- a CDS encoding bifunctional ADP-dependent NAD(P)H-hydrate dehydratase/NAD(P)H-hydrate epimerase — MNPIDMMVTDYNCEYLGLSRLCLMESAGKSLAEEIGKIAVYTFSKPVKVVIFTGSGGNGGDGFVAARYLLNRGYNVDIYMLKENIHSKDAETNFKILKNMKPRLSRLKIFNLKTLDDINACEVAKSKDSEYIIVDGLLGTGIKGKLQTNIKRAIEIINESKGIKISVDVPSGMDPLTGDIDDLAVIPDYTISFHKIKIGVRNAEEEVVGGLVIADIGIPLEAEYFVNYGDFLRLKNRNPKSHKGNNGKLLVIGGSKDYSGAPAIAGMAAIGAGADLVHVAAPSKAAEAIKSTSPDLIVKSLDGDKLSLNHAEEILEIVENVDAVLIGPGAGIDEDISKLFNVLVSKIKKPIVLDADALKQVELNLIKNREDIILTPHISEFKSFFNINDDLRLDIDSYDFKKVDENITEFQKITRQIKGTVIVKGQYDLILSETKFKINRTGNAGMTVGGTGDALSGIAASLFAQDLNGFDCASLAVFINGLAGDEAFKNKGNGFSASDLVSYIGSVIKNGLC; from the coding sequence TTGAATCCTATTGATATGATGGTAACAGACTATAATTGTGAATATTTGGGTTTGTCTAGATTATGTTTGATGGAATCGGCGGGAAAGTCCTTAGCTGAAGAAATAGGTAAAATTGCAGTTTATACATTTTCTAAACCAGTTAAAGTTGTTATTTTTACAGGTTCTGGTGGAAATGGTGGTGACGGTTTTGTTGCTGCAAGGTACTTGTTAAATCGAGGATATAATGTTGATATTTATATGTTAAAGGAGAATATTCACTCAAAAGACGCGGAAACTAATTTTAAGATATTGAAAAATATGAAACCGAGATTGTCTCGATTGAAAATATTCAACTTAAAAACGCTAGATGATATCAACGCTTGTGAAGTTGCAAAAAGCAAGGACTCAGAATACATCATTGTCGATGGGCTTTTGGGTACTGGAATAAAAGGAAAATTACAGACAAATATTAAAAGAGCCATTGAAATAATCAATGAATCAAAAGGAATCAAAATAAGTGTTGATGTGCCTTCAGGAATGGATCCGTTAACTGGAGATATTGATGATTTGGCAGTTATACCTGATTATACAATCAGTTTTCATAAAATCAAAATCGGAGTTAGAAATGCTGAAGAGGAAGTGGTTGGGGGTCTTGTTATAGCAGACATAGGCATTCCACTTGAAGCAGAATATTTTGTAAATTATGGAGACTTTTTAAGACTTAAAAATAGGAATCCAAAATCACATAAGGGAAATAATGGAAAATTGCTTGTAATCGGAGGTTCAAAAGACTATTCGGGAGCTCCGGCAATTGCGGGCATGGCAGCTATTGGGGCAGGTGCGGATTTGGTTCATGTTGCAGCACCTTCAAAAGCCGCTGAAGCCATTAAGTCAACATCCCCCGATTTAATTGTAAAGTCATTGGATGGAGATAAGCTATCTTTAAACCATGCTGAAGAGATTCTGGAAATTGTTGAAAATGTTGATGCTGTATTGATTGGTCCTGGTGCAGGAATTGATGAAGACATTTCTAAATTATTCAATGTTCTAGTTTCAAAAATTAAAAAGCCAATAGTTTTGGATGCCGATGCTTTAAAACAGGTTGAACTTAATTTAATTAAGAATCGTGAAGATATTATATTAACGCCTCATATTTCTGAATTCAAGTCATTTTTCAATATCAATGATGATTTAAGGCTTGATATAGATTCATATGATTTTAAAAAGGTCGATGAGAACATCACGGAATTCCAAAAAATCACTCGTCAAATAAAAGGAACAGTAATTGTTAAAGGGCAATACGATTTAATTTTATCCGAAACCAAATTTAAAATTAACAGAACAGGAAATGCTGGAATGACTGTTGGTGGAACTGGCGATGCACTCTCAGGTATTGCCGCCAGTTTATTTGCTCAGGATTTAAATGGTTTTGATTGTGCATCACTGGCGGTCTTTATCAATGGCCTTGCAGGCGACGAAGCATTTAAAAATAAAGGAAACGGATTTTCTGCATCAGATTTGGTTTCATATATTGGTAGTGTGATTAAAAATGGGTTATGTTAA
- a CDS encoding NAD-binding protein translates to MRKITFKILTRLPSKYATTGLILIVALFIYGIVGSYFIMGLNLIDSIYYAVITMSTVGYGDYFPHTGIQKIFATTLALAGVALLAYVFNTLLTSFQEKMSKYSKGARKMKAINDMDDYYILCGYGRVGKVVFNELRQRNQNVIVIEKNEDIYESIEENESVVSIHKDATEDDFIAKLAGDKCNSVIISTGDDVSNLFIVLTIRETNPDAWIVTRASKIENISRLKKAGADKIVSPEIIGGKDLYFESTKPHLLRITVRHATDEIYDEFEIIAKHGCTLESIDYHLPGIEAPLTREIKTMNLLDGKKFQNYLNTHDDQKRALNNLYKITNNTHSHLISGQDRAAFDKLVEDLGKIEEVIGINLTNEKIAKITEKEIE, encoded by the coding sequence ATGAGAAAGATTACATTTAAAATTTTAACAAGATTGCCATCAAAATATGCAACAACAGGACTGATATTAATTGTTGCATTATTTATTTATGGAATTGTCGGTTCCTATTTTATAATGGGGCTAAATTTAATTGATTCTATTTATTATGCAGTTATTACAATGTCAACTGTAGGTTATGGAGATTATTTCCCTCATACTGGAATTCAAAAGATTTTTGCAACAACCCTAGCTCTTGCAGGTGTTGCATTGCTCGCTTATGTTTTCAACACATTGTTAACAAGTTTCCAAGAAAAAATGAGTAAATATTCAAAGGGGGCCAGAAAAATGAAAGCGATTAATGATATGGATGATTATTATATTCTTTGCGGATACGGAAGGGTTGGAAAGGTCGTATTCAACGAATTAAGACAAAGAAATCAAAATGTTATTGTAATTGAAAAAAATGAAGACATATATGAAAGCATTGAAGAAAACGAATCTGTAGTTTCAATCCACAAAGATGCGACTGAAGATGATTTTATAGCAAAATTGGCCGGAGATAAATGTAATAGCGTTATAATCAGTACCGGTGATGATGTAAGCAACCTCTTTATTGTTTTGACAATACGTGAAACAAATCCGGACGCATGGATTGTTACAAGGGCAAGTAAAATTGAAAACATTTCCCGCCTTAAAAAAGCAGGTGCTGATAAAATCGTGTCACCGGAAATAATCGGTGGAAAAGATTTGTATTTCGAATCTACAAAACCACATCTATTAAGAATAACTGTTAGACATGCCACTGATGAAATCTATGATGAATTTGAAATAATTGCAAAACATGGATGCACATTGGAAAGTATTGATTACCACCTTCCAGGAATCGAAGCGCCGCTTACCCGTGAAATAAAAACAATGAATCTGTTAGACGGTAAAAAATTCCAAAACTATCTAAACACACATGATGACCAAAAACGTGCCTTAAATAATTTATATAAAATCACCAACAACACCCATTCACACTTAATTTCAGGGCAAGACAGGGCTGCCTTTGACAAATTAGTTGAAGATTTAGGAAAAATTGAAGAAGTCATTGGAATAAATTTAACAAATGAAAAAATAGCTAAAATTACTGAAAAAGAAATTGAATAA
- the fhcD gene encoding formylmethanofuran--tetrahydromethanopterin N-formyltransferase, with protein sequence MEINGVEIKETYAEGFGIKVTRILVTALTQELAKIAATEATGYGTSVIGCPAEAGIDCFVPAEDTPDGRPGYAIMICHAGKKALDHELMERIGMCILTSPTAAAFNLLESEDVLKTGFKLKYFGDGFEKDCCIDGRTVHSIPIMSGDFLVESTFGFKDGVAGGNFFILAKDQITGVKAAQLAVAAISNVEGTITPFPGGMVASGSKVGSNEYSFLPASTNEKMCVTLKNEVDSDIREDADGVFEIVIDGVDEESVKAAMKAGIQAACAVDGVLEISAGNFDGKLGSYIMNLHDLF encoded by the coding sequence ATGGAAATAAATGGCGTAGAAATTAAAGAAACTTATGCAGAAGGTTTTGGAATTAAAGTAACTAGAATTTTAGTTACCGCATTAACTCAAGAATTAGCAAAAATCGCAGCAACTGAAGCAACTGGTTACGGAACTTCTGTTATCGGATGTCCTGCTGAAGCAGGTATTGATTGCTTTGTACCAGCAGAAGACACTCCTGATGGAAGACCAGGTTATGCAATTATGATTTGTCACGCTGGTAAAAAAGCACTTGATCATGAATTAATGGAAAGAATCGGAATGTGTATCTTAACATCCCCTACTGCAGCAGCATTTAACTTACTTGAATCAGAAGATGTTTTAAAAACTGGTTTCAAACTTAAATACTTCGGTGACGGTTTTGAAAAAGATTGTTGCATTGATGGCAGAACTGTACACTCTATCCCTATTATGTCTGGTGACTTCTTAGTAGAATCAACATTTGGATTTAAAGATGGTGTAGCTGGAGGAAACTTCTTTATTTTAGCAAAAGACCAAATCACTGGTGTTAAAGCAGCTCAATTAGCTGTAGCAGCTATTTCAAATGTTGAAGGTACAATCACCCCATTCCCTGGTGGTATGGTTGCATCTGGTTCTAAAGTAGGTTCCAACGAATATTCATTCTTGCCTGCATCCACTAATGAAAAAATGTGTGTAACTTTAAAAAATGAAGTTGACTCTGACATTAGAGAAGATGCTGACGGTGTATTTGAAATTGTTATTGATGGTGTAGACGAAGAATCTGTTAAAGCAGCTATGAAAGCAGGTATTCAAGCAGCTTGTGCTGTTGATGGAGTACTTGAAATTTCAGCAGGTAACTTCGACGGTAAATTAGGTTCTTACATCATGAACTTACACGACTTATTCTAG
- a CDS encoding UPF0104 family protein — MDKKTILLMVISVLILLIMLWFVGIDKVISALKVANLSLIGLAIVTQVFTYFLYTLRWQILNKIADMDVSIKKLLPMVLVGLAINNITPSGRGGGEPVRAYLLYRDNKEYTFDETLATVVADRALDTFPFVILAAITIASMALFFDFDVWLLVVMVLSVIVILTILIVLIYMCINPVFGERVDNWIIGLVRRFYKKNSEDLENKIHNAIVGFQGTMRMLISNKKGLVYTITLSFIIWIFEIIRVYLVFLAFGANVNLIIVGEVFIVACLVGMIPLLPGGLGAVDGLMILFYSAAGVSTSVSAAATVIERLISFWMATILGMVILPYYGSSVLDKISFSSSPDEIEEAIENETDD, encoded by the coding sequence ATGGATAAGAAAACAATTTTATTAATGGTAATTAGTGTCCTTATATTGCTCATAATGTTGTGGTTTGTAGGGATCGATAAGGTTATATCTGCTTTAAAGGTAGCAAATTTGAGTTTGATAGGTTTAGCTATTGTTACTCAAGTTTTTACTTATTTTTTATATACGCTCCGTTGGCAAATTCTTAATAAAATTGCAGACATGGACGTGAGTATAAAGAAACTGCTTCCAATGGTTCTTGTTGGGCTTGCCATCAACAATATCACTCCATCAGGACGTGGTGGCGGAGAACCGGTAAGGGCATATCTTTTATATAGGGATAATAAGGAATATACATTCGATGAGACATTAGCCACTGTTGTTGCAGACAGGGCATTGGACACATTTCCGTTTGTCATATTGGCTGCAATTACAATTGCGTCAATGGCCCTGTTTTTCGATTTTGATGTATGGCTGCTTGTTGTAATGGTTTTGTCTGTAATAGTCATTCTTACAATATTGATAGTTCTTATCTATATGTGTATCAATCCAGTCTTTGGAGAAAGAGTTGATAATTGGATTATTGGGCTTGTAAGGAGATTTTATAAGAAAAATTCCGAAGATTTGGAAAATAAAATTCATAATGCAATTGTTGGTTTTCAAGGCACTATGAGAATGTTAATTTCAAATAAGAAAGGTTTGGTTTATACTATTACATTATCATTCATAATTTGGATTTTTGAAATTATAAGAGTATATCTTGTATTTTTAGCATTTGGAGCAAATGTGAATTTGATTATTGTCGGTGAAGTATTTATCGTGGCCTGTTTGGTAGGTATGATTCCTCTGCTTCCAGGTGGTTTGGGAGCGGTTGATGGGTTAATGATTCTCTTTTACTCAGCAGCAGGAGTATCTACATCAGTTAGTGCAGCTGCAACCGTTATTGAAAGGTTGATTTCATTTTGGATGGCTACAATATTGGGTATGGTTATTTTGCCGTATTATGGATCATCTGTTTTGGATAAAATTTCATTTTCATCTTCTCCTGATGAGATTGAAGAAGCTATTGAAAATGAAACAGATGATTAA
- a CDS encoding TrkH family potassium uptake protein, whose product MIGIGVMCLIPIIIDLIYLEFNLIGFLIPSLISIGLGFTFSYLLKDYTHKRMHLKHGMIISALAWLWAAIICGCVMFLITQHSFIDGTFESMSALTGSGITLYSDVEILPHSILFFRAFQQWIGGLGIIVMIIAILTRPGTISSRLYQSEAREEKLKPSVKATLEQTIKIYLIYTIFGIVLYLIAGMPLFDAICNTFSIISTGGMSIKNANIGYYQNDVIYFITIILMILGATSFLVHYKVIKTRGKSLLQDLQFKVMISIIAIVTLILYFASNIVPIEILFTVVSAITTTGASVQSSAALAGYPSFVLICLMCLMLIGGSSGSTVGAIKLTRVIIFFKGIYKHIREIMSPKGRVVPIKIANTRISEKAVSDSGSYITLYLICIMITWALFCLYGHDPFNSLFDTISIQSNVGFSTGVITSNLEMPLKLVGIFNMWTGRLEIYPVLITLRAMFEIFKR is encoded by the coding sequence ATGATAGGAATAGGAGTGATGTGCTTAATTCCAATTATCATTGATTTAATATATCTCGAATTTAATTTAATCGGTTTTTTAATCCCAAGTTTAATTTCAATTGGATTAGGGTTTACATTCAGCTATTTGCTTAAAGATTACACCCATAAACGAATGCACCTTAAACATGGGATGATTATTTCAGCTCTTGCATGGCTATGGGCAGCCATTATTTGTGGATGTGTAATGTTCCTGATTACCCAACATAGCTTTATTGATGGGACATTTGAGAGCATGTCTGCATTAACAGGCAGTGGAATAACCTTATATTCTGATGTGGAAATATTACCTCACAGCATACTATTTTTTAGAGCATTTCAACAATGGATTGGCGGTTTAGGAATTATTGTTATGATTATCGCTATTTTAACAAGACCCGGAACAATCTCTTCAAGATTATACCAATCTGAAGCCCGTGAAGAAAAATTAAAACCAAGTGTAAAAGCCACATTAGAGCAAACTATAAAAATATATCTGATTTATACTATTTTTGGAATTGTTTTATATCTGATTGCAGGAATGCCCCTTTTCGATGCAATATGCAACACATTCAGCATCATATCCACTGGAGGAATGAGCATCAAAAATGCAAATATTGGATATTACCAAAATGATGTAATCTATTTCATTACAATCATATTGATGATTCTGGGAGCAACAAGCTTTTTAGTCCACTATAAAGTTATAAAAACCAGAGGAAAATCATTACTTCAAGATTTGCAATTCAAAGTAATGATCAGTATAATAGCTATTGTTACCCTAATACTTTATTTTGCATCCAATATCGTACCGATTGAAATACTGTTTACCGTTGTCTCAGCAATTACAACCACAGGAGCGAGTGTTCAAAGTTCAGCAGCACTGGCAGGATACCCTTCCTTTGTACTCATATGTTTGATGTGCCTAATGTTAATCGGTGGGTCTAGCGGGTCAACTGTAGGTGCAATCAAGTTAACAAGAGTCATAATATTCTTCAAAGGAATCTATAAACATATCCGAGAAATCATGTCTCCAAAAGGCCGTGTTGTGCCAATAAAAATAGCAAATACAAGAATCTCTGAAAAAGCCGTTTCAGATAGCGGAAGTTATATTACCCTTTACTTAATTTGCATAATGATAACCTGGGCATTATTCTGTTTATATGGCCATGACCCATTCAATAGCCTTTTTGATACCATTTCAATTCAAAGTAATGTAGGTTTTTCAACTGGAGTTATCACCTCCAATCTGGAAATGCCTTTAAAACTGGTAGGCATATTCAATATGTGGACTGGAAGACTAGAAATATATCCTGTGTTAATTACATTAAGAGCAATGTTTGAGATTTTCAAAAGATAA
- a CDS encoding TrkA family potassium uptake protein: MYVIIMGGGRVGLSLANLLIDDGEDITLIENDEALCAEVAAELDALVIYGNGTSSKLLEEVNIEEAEYFIATTGSDEANLLSCILVRKYNVPHIIARVSNPEHEEAFKEVGIEQVISPERAAAAQLQKVVTRPNAAELMTLGEGDAEILDMTITNDKIIGKRFKDISPTKDYIIIATYHNGNLVIPQPDSTVSRGEKVSVLVRRGTFNKVAKKLEN, translated from the coding sequence ATGTATGTAATTATTATGGGCGGAGGTCGTGTTGGACTTTCCCTTGCAAATTTGTTAATTGATGACGGTGAAGACATTACTTTAATCGAAAATGATGAAGCATTATGTGCAGAAGTTGCAGCAGAACTTGATGCATTAGTTATTTATGGAAATGGTACAAGCTCTAAATTGCTTGAAGAAGTAAACATTGAAGAAGCAGAATATTTCATTGCAACAACCGGAAGTGATGAAGCAAACCTTCTTTCATGCATATTGGTTAGAAAATACAATGTTCCCCATATTATTGCTCGTGTAAGTAACCCTGAACACGAAGAAGCATTTAAAGAAGTAGGAATAGAACAAGTAATTTCACCTGAAAGGGCAGCGGCAGCACAATTGCAAAAAGTAGTCACAAGACCAAACGCCGCTGAATTAATGACTCTCGGTGAAGGAGATGCCGAAATTCTCGATATGACAATAACCAATGATAAAATAATCGGAAAAAGATTTAAAGACATATCTCCGACAAAAGATTACATCATCATAGCTACATACCACAATGGAAATTTGGTTATCCCTCAACCAGACAGTACCGTATCCCGTGGCGAAAAAGTTTCTGTCCTTGTTAGGAGAGGAACCTTTAATAAAGTAGCTAAAAAATTAGAAAATTAA
- a CDS encoding MBL fold metallo-hydrolase, with protein sequence MSDIVFILGFNYDSNCYLIDENTLVDTGAGQNKDYLFSKLRENGVEPDDIELVINTHCHFDHIGGNHFFPNAKIAVHKLDAIPIRNEDTLGTAGSAFGFDGVNNSRVDIELEEGDEIAGFKVIHTPGHTKGGICLWDGENLISGDTIFAGGGVGRMDIGGDYHDMKNSVERLMELDVVNIYPGHGPIVEKNGKEHIRLSYSYL encoded by the coding sequence ATGTCAGATATTGTGTTTATTTTAGGATTCAACTATGATTCAAATTGTTATTTGATTGATGAAAATACTTTAGTTGATACTGGTGCCGGTCAAAATAAGGATTATTTGTTCTCAAAACTTCGTGAAAATGGTGTTGAGCCTGATGATATAGAATTAGTAATCAACACTCACTGCCATTTTGACCATATTGGTGGAAATCATTTCTTCCCAAACGCCAAAATTGCCGTTCACAAACTGGATGCGATTCCTATTAGAAATGAGGATACCTTAGGTACAGCAGGTTCTGCTTTTGGATTTGATGGGGTAAATAATTCAAGGGTGGATATTGAACTTGAAGAAGGCGATGAAATTGCCGGTTTTAAAGTAATTCATACTCCTGGCCACACTAAAGGCGGAATTTGCCTGTGGGATGGTGAAAATTTGATATCAGGTGATACAATATTTGCCGGTGGTGGTGTTGGCAGAATGGATATTGGTGGAGATTACCATGACATGAAAAATAGTGTGGAAAGATTAATGGAATTAGATGTTGTTAACATCTATCCGGGTCATGGGCCAATTGTAGAAAAAAATGGGAAAGAACATATTAGATTGTCTTATTCCTATTTATAA
- the hjc gene encoding Holliday junction resolvase Hjc, translating into MAKKGSAEERDLVHKLWERNFAAMRAPASGGATKNPLPDVVAGNGKLYLAIEVKTTTKDKVYIEAPQIEALCEFSKIFGAKPYIGVKFKYTKWLFLEPQNTPRTKNGNYKVEKDNLLEKGLELDEIAGIDKQMKF; encoded by the coding sequence ATGGCTAAGAAAGGATCAGCTGAAGAAAGGGATTTGGTGCATAAGCTTTGGGAAAGGAATTTTGCCGCTATGAGAGCACCTGCTTCTGGTGGGGCTACAAAAAATCCATTGCCTGATGTTGTTGCAGGAAATGGCAAATTGTATTTGGCTATTGAAGTGAAAACCACTACAAAAGATAAGGTTTATATTGAAGCTCCCCAAATCGAAGCGCTATGTGAATTTTCAAAAATATTTGGTGCAAAACCCTATATTGGAGTCAAATTCAAATATACCAAATGGCTTTTTTTAGAACCTCAAAATACTCCTAGAACTAAAAACGGAAATTATAAGGTTGAAAAGGATAATCTGCTGGAAAAAGGCTTGGAATTAGATGAAATTGCAGGTATCGATAAGCAAATGAAATTTTAG